In Eucalyptus grandis isolate ANBG69807.140 chromosome 4, ASM1654582v1, whole genome shotgun sequence, the following proteins share a genomic window:
- the LOC104442184 gene encoding aspartyl protease family protein 2, with translation MERGKNALLLLLSIFAASLLLPALSAPAQLQPLVLRPLPSRPAPASWPESEAAASLSSETEAESDSAATTSLSVELQHVDALSFNLTPQALFHLRLQRDASRVQSISDLAVAAAAAPAGNVSRPRLGFSSSVVSGLAQGSGEYFTRLGVGTPPRYVYMVLDTGSDVVWIQCAPCRKCYSQTDPVFDPSKSTSFAAIPCSSPLCRRLDSPGCNQRRRCQYQVAYGDGSFTLGEFSSETLTFRRTRVGRVALGCGHDNEGLFIGAAGLLGLGRGRLSFPAQAGRRFNNKFSYCLVDRSASSRPSSVIFGDNALSRPARFTKLLTNPKLDTFYYVELLGMSVGGARVRGITASLFKLDAAGNGGLIVDSGTSVTRLTRPAYNALRDAFRAGASGLKRAPDFSLFDTCFDLSGKTEVKVPTVVLHFRGADVSLPASNYLIPVDSQGTFCFAFAATMSGLSIIGNIQQQGFRVVFDLAGSRVGFSPRGCA, from the coding sequence ATGGAAAGAGGCAAGAACgccctgctcctcctcctctccatcttcgccgcctccctcctcctccccgcccTCTCCGCCCCCGCCCAGCTCCAGCCGCTCGTCCTCCGCCCCCTCCCGTCCCGTCCCGCCCCCGCCTCGTGGCCGGAGTCCGAGGCCGCCGCCTCCTTGTCGTCCGAGACCGAGGCCGAATCTGACTCCGCCGCCACCACCAGTCTCTCCGTGGAGCTGCAGCACGTCGACGCCCTGTCCTTCAACCTCACCCCGCAGGCCCTCTTCCACCTCCGCCTCCAGAGGGACGCCTCCCGCGTCCAGTCCATCTCCgacctcgccgtcgccgccgccgccgctcccgcTGGCAACGTCAGCCGCCCTCGCCTGGGGTTCAGCAGCTCCGTCGTGTCCGGGCTCGCCCAGGGGAGCGGCGAGTACTTCACCCGCCTCGGCGTCGGCACCCCGCCCCGCTACGTCTACATGGTCCTCGACACCGGCAGCGACGTCGTGTGGATCCAGTGCGCCCCCTGCCGGAAATGCTACTCCCAGACCGACCCCGTCTTCGACCCCTCCAAGTCCACCTCCTTCGCCGCCATCCCCTGCTCCTCCCCGCTCTGCCGCCGCCTCGACTCCCCCGGCTGCAACCAGCGCCGCCGCTGCCAGTACCAGGTCGCCTACGGCGACGGCTCCTTCACTCTCGGCGAGTTCTCTAGCGAGACCCTCACCTTCCGCCGCACCCGGGTCGGCCGCGTCGCCCTCGGCTGCGGCCACGACAACGAGGGCCTCTTCATCGGCGCCGCTGGGCTGCTGGGCCTCGGCCGCGGGAGGCTCTCCTTCCCGGCGCAGGCCGGCCGCCGGTTCAACAACAAGTTCTCCTACTGCCTCGTGGACCGGTCCGCCTCCTCCCGGCCGTCCTCCGTCATCTTCGGCGACAACGCCCTGTCCCGGCCCGCCCGGTTCACCAAGCTGCTGACGAACCCCAAGCTCGACACGTTCTACTACGTGGAGCTCCTCGGGATGAGCGTCGGCGGCGCGCGCGTCCGCGGCATCACGGCCTCCCTCTTCAAGCTGGACGCCGCGGGCAACGGCGGGCTCATCGTCGACTCCGGCACGTCCGTGACCCGCCTGACCCGGCCCGCCTACAACGCGCTCCGGGACGCGTTCCGGGCCGGGGCGTCGGGCCTGAAGCGGGCCCCGGACTTCTCCCTCTTCGACACGTGCTTCGACCTGTCGGGGAAGACGGAGGTGAAGGTGCCGACGGTGGTGCTGCACTTCCGGGGCGCCGACGTGTCCCTCCCGGCGTCGAACTACCTCATCCCGGTGGACAGCCAGGGGACGTTCTGCTTCGCGTTCGCGGCCACCATGAGCGGGCTGTCAATCATCGGCAACATCCAGCAGCAGGGATTCCGGGTCGTGTTCGACCTGGCGGGCTCCCGGGTCGGGTTCTCTCCACGTGGTTGCGCCTGA
- the LOC104443225 gene encoding cytochrome P450 703A2: MVHQSIFILSVISFALFLLAQLYSLSAAAAVASTLFACIIFHRRSALEPKNLPPGPPRWPIVGNLLQLGPLPHRDLASLCRKYGPLVYLRLGSVDAITTSDPSVIRQILLQQDEVFASRPRTLAAVHLAYDCGDVALAPLGPRWKRMRRICMEHLLTTRRLEAFARYRACEAQHLVRHVYGLRRDRGRAGIDMREVLGGFSMNNVTRMLLGKQYFGAGSSGPQEAMEFMHVTHQLFRLLGVIYLGDYLPFWRWIDPHGCEKKMREVEKRVDDFHTKIIEEHRRAAAAGEAKAAAVLAGDSDMDFVDVLLSLPGEDGRDRMDDVEIKALIQDMIAAATDTSAVTNEWAMAEVIRHPRVQRRIQEELDSVVGRDRMVSEPDLAHLNYLRCVVRETFRMHPAGPFLIPHESVRATTLNGYHIPAGTRVFINTHGLGRNPDVWADDVEEFRPERHWPAVVGEQGDGVGRVEISHGPDFRILPFGAGKRKCPGAPLGVTLVLTALARLFHCFEWSPPGGMRPEDIDTAEVYGMTMPKARPLVALARPRLAEHLYH; the protein is encoded by the exons ATGGTGCACCAATCCATCTTCATTTTATCAGTCATCTCCTTTGCCCTCTTTCTGCTGGCACAATTGTACTCCCtctctgccgccgccgccgtcgcttCTACGCTGTTTGCATGCATCATATTCCACCGCCGCTCCGCCTTGGAACCCAAGAATTTGCCTCCGGGCCCGCCGAGATGGCCCATCGTCGGCAACCTCCTCCAACTGGGCCCCCTCCCTCACAGGGACCTGGCCTCCCTGTGCCGGAAGTACGGCCCGCTCGTCTACCTCCGCCTTGGCAGCGTCGATGCCATCACCACCTCCGACCCTTCCGTCATCCGCCAGATCCTCCTCCAGCAGGACGAGGTCTTTGCCTCCAGGCCCCGGACCCTCGCCGCTGTCCACCTGGCCTATGACTGCGGAGATGTGGCCCTGGCCCCACTGGGCCCGCGGTGGAAGCGGATGAGGAGGATCTGCATGGAGCACCTTCTGACCACGAGGCGCCTGGAGGCGTTCGCAAGGTACCGGGCCTGCGAGGCCCAGCACCTGGTCCGGCACGTCTACGGGCTCCGCCGTGACAGGGGTCGGGCAGGGATCGACATGAGGGAGGTGCTGGGGGGGTTCTCCATGAACAACGTGACGAGGATGCTGCTGGGGAAGCAGTATTTCGGCGCAGGATCCTCGGGCCCGCAAGAAGCCATGGAGTTCATGCACGTAACCCACCAGCTCTTCCGGCTCCTGGGGGTGATCTACCTGGGTGACTACCTGCCGTTCTGGAGGTGGATCGACCCCCATGGCtgtgagaagaagatgagggaGGTCGAGAAGAGGGTCGACGACTTCCACACCAAGATCATCGAAGAACACAGgagagccgccgccgccggagagGCGAAAGCGGCGGCGGTGCTCGCCGGCGATTCCGACATGGACTTCGTGGACGTTCTGCTGTCCTTGCCCGGCGAAGATGGAAGAGACCGCATGGACGACGTCGAGATCAAAGCTCTCATTCAG GATATGATCGCGGCCGCCACCGACACCTCCGCCGTGACCAACGAATGGGCCATGGCGGAGGTGATAAGGCACCCGCGGGTCCAGCGCAGGATCCAGGAGGAGCTCGACTCCGTCGTGGGGCGCGACCGGATGGTGTCGGAACCCGACCTCGCGCACCTCAACTACCTGCGCTGCGTGGTGCGGGAGACCTTCAGGATGCACCCGGCCGGCCCGTTCCTCATCCCGCACGAGTCCGTCCGGGCCACCACCCTCAACGGCTACCACATCCCCGCCGGGACGCGGGTCTTCATCAACACCCACGGGCTGGGCCGGAACCCAGACGTCTGGGCCGATGATGTCGAGGAGTTCAGGCCTGAGAGGCACTGGCCTGCGGTGGTGGGGGAGCAGGGGGACGGTGTGGGCCGGGTTGAAATAAGCCACGGGCCTGACTTCAGGATCCTGCCCTTCGGCGCCGGGAAGCGGAAGTGCCCCGGGGCGCCGCTCGGCGTCACCCTGGTCCTGACGGCCCTGGCCCGGCTGTTCCACTGCTTTGAGTGGAGCCCGCCCGGCGGGATGAGGCCCGAGGACATCGACACGGCCGAGGTCTATGGGATGACCATGCCCAAGGCCCGGCCCCtggtggccctcgcccggccccgcCTGGCCGAACATCTTTACCACTAA
- the LOC104442185 gene encoding exportin-2, translating into MEWNQETLQFLSQCFLHTLSPSPAPRRQAESSLADAADRPSFALAVLRLVAEPSVDEQIRQAAAVNFKNHLRTRWAPASPAPDGSAADGAAAAAAAPIPDPEKEQIKALIVPLMLSSSARIQSQLSEALAVISKHDFPKQWPALLPDLVANLQKASQASDYASVNGILGTADSIFGKFLYQYKTNDLLLDLKYCLDNFAAPLLEIFLRTAKLIDETASSGQAVNLRPLFESQRLCCRIFYSLNVQELPEFFEDHMPEWMGEFQKYLTTRYPVLESSGPDGLVLVDELRAAVCENISLYMEKNEDEFKDYLDKFASAVWSLLGDVTQSSSRDRLAITAIKFLTTVSTSVHHKLFEGEGVIQQICQSIVIPNVRLREDDEELFEMNYVEFIRRDMEGSDLDTRRRIACELLKGIATYHKAEVTAIVSAQIQNLLSSYAANPAANWKDKDCAIYLVVSLATKKAGSNAVTTDVVNVESFFTSVIVPELQSQNVNEFPMLKAGALKFFTLFRTQIAKGITLQLFPDLVRYLTSECNVVHSYAASCIEKLLLVRDEGGKARYTSADISPFLMVMMNNLFTALRFPESEENPYIMKCIMRVLGVADISQGIAAPCIAGLTSILNEVCKNPKDPVFNHYLFESVAVLVRRACEKDASLISSFEGSLFPSLQTILANDVTEFFPYAFQLLAQLVELNRPPIPANYMPIFEILLSPDLWNRGPNVPALVRLLQAFLQKSPNELSQGGRLSQVLGIFNKLVLSASTEEQGFFVLNTVIENLDYSLIVPYIPHIWHALFTRLQNRRTMKFVKSLLIFMSLFLVKHGPSNLVDSMNAVQPNIFVMILEQIWIPNLRLIAGNVERKLTVVASTRLLCESPLLLDAAASRHWGKMLDSIMTLLSRPEEDTLAEEADAPDVAENVGYTATFVNLHHAGRKEEDPLKDIREPREFLVTSLARLSALSPGKYPQIISENLDPANQNALLQLCTTYNCPIV; encoded by the coding sequence ATGGAGTGGAACCAGGAGACGCTCCAGTTCCTCTCCCAGTGCTTCCTCCACaccctctccccctccccggCCCCGCGCCGCCAGGCCGAGTCctccctcgccgacgccgccgaccGCCCCAGCTTCGCCCTCGCCGTCCTCCGCCTCGTCGCCGAGCCCTCCGTCGACGAGCAGATCCGCCAGGCCGCCGCCGTCAACTTCAAGAACCACCTCCGCACCCGCTGGGCCCCCGCGTCCCCAGCCCCCGACGGCTCCGCGGCCGACGGCGccgctgcggcggcggcggctccgaTCCCCGACCCCGAGAAGGAGCAGATCAAGGCCCTCATTGTCCCCCTGATGCTGTCCTCGTCGGCTCGCATCCAGAGCCAGCTCAGCGAAGCCCTAGCCGTGATCAGCAAGCACGATTTCCCCAAGCAGTGGCCCGCCTTGCTCCCCGATCTCGTGGCCAATCTCCAGAAGGCGTCGCAGGCCTCGGACTATGCCTCCGTCAACGGGATTCTCGGTACCGCGGATTCGATCTTTGGGAAGTTCCTTTACCAGTATAAGACCAATGATCTGTTGCTTGATTTGAAATATTGCTTGGATAATTTCGCTGCGCCTCTGTTGGAGATATTCCTGAGGACTGCTAAGCTAATTGACGAGACCGCGTCTTCTGGTCAAGCTGTAAATTTGCGTCCTTTGTTTGAGTCTCAGAGATTGTGCTGTCGGATTTTCTATTCTCTTAATGTGCAAGAGTTGCCGGAATTCTTTGAGGATCATATGCCGGAGTGGATGGGTGAGTTCCAAAAGTACCTTACTACTAGATATCCTGTACTCGAGAGCAGTGGCCCTGATGGGCTCGTGCTCGTGGACGAGCTTAGAGCCGCCGTGTGTGAGAATATCAGTCTTTATATGGAGAAGAATGAGGACGAGTTCAAAGATTATTTGGATAAATTTGCATCTGCTGTTTGGAGTTTACTCGGGGACGTGACGCAGTCCTCTAGCCGTGATAGGTTGGCCATTACGGCGATTAAGTTTTTGACGACTGTTAGTACGAGTGTGCACCATAAATTGTTTGAAGGTGAGGGCGTAATTCAGCAGATTTGTCAGAGCATCGTGATCCCTAATGTGCGTTTGAGggaggatgatgaggaactcTTTGAGATGAATTATGTTGAGTTCATTAGGAGGGACATGGAAGGTAGTGATCTTGATACTAGGAGAAGGATTGCATGCGAACTTCTCAAAGGGATTGCTACATATCATAAGGCAGAGGTTACCGCTATTGTGTCTGCTCAGATACAGAACCTGCTGAGTTCATATGCTGCAAACCCAGCTGCCAACTGGAAGGACAAAGATTGTGCCATATACCTGGTTGTTTCGCTGGCGACAAAGAAGGCTGGGAGTAATGCTGTTACTACTGATGTCGTCAACGTTGAGAGCTTCTTCACATCTGTTATAGTTCCAGAGTTGCAGAGTCAGAACGTGAATGAGTTTCCTATGCTAAAGGCAGGTGCTCTTAAGTTCTTCACATTGTTTCGGACTCAGATAGCAAAGGGCATTACCTTGCAGTTGTTTCCTGATTTGGTTAGGTATCTTACTTCGGAGTGCAATGTAGTTCATTCTTATGCTGCAAGTTGCATTGAAAAGCTTTTGCTGGTTAGGGATGAGGGTGGGAAGGCAAGATACACCTCTGCAGATATCAGCCCCTTTCTTATGGTGATGATGAACAACCTTTTCACAGCTTTGCGGTTTCCCGAATCTGAGGAGAACCCATACATTATGAAATGTATTATGCGAGTCCTTGGGGTTGCCGACATCTCCCAAGGGATTGCTGCACCCTGTATTGCTGGGTTGACCTCCATTCTGAATGAGGTTTGTAAAAACCCGAAAGATCCAGTTTTTAACCATTATTTATTTGAGTCAGTGGCTGTTCTTGTCAGGAGGGCTTGTGAGAAGGATGCCTCTTTAATATCATCCTTTGAAGGAAGCCTCTTTCCCAGCCTTCAGACAATATTGGCCAATGATGTTACCGAGTTCTTCCCCTATGCATTTCAGCTGTTGGCTCAGCTTGTTGAGTTGAACAGACCACCCATTCCAGCTAATTACATGCCGATTTTTGAGATTCTGTTGTCGCCTGATCTGTGGAATAGAGGTCCAAATGTTCCTGCGCTTGTGCGCCTGCTTCAGGCATTTCTTCAAAAGTCACCGAATGAATTGAGTCAGGGAGGTAGGCTAAGCCAGGTGCTTGGCATATTCAACAAACTAGTCCTGTCCGCAAGCACAGAGGAACAGGGCTTCTTTGTCCTCAACACTGTTATTGAGAATCTAGATTATAGTTTGATTGTGCCCTACATCCCCCACATCTGGCATGCCTTGTTTACACGTCTCCAGAATAGACGGACTATGAAGTTTGTGAAGTCTCTTTTGATATTTATGTCACTGTTTCTGGTCAAGCATGGTCCTTCCAACCTTGTTGACTCAATGAATGCTGTTCAGCCCAACATTTTTGTCATGATTTTGGAGCAGATTTGGATACCAAATCTAAGGTTAATCGCTGGGAATGTTGAACGTAAATTAACTGTGGTGGCTTCGACGAGGCTGCTCTGTGAAAGTCCGCTTCTTTTAGATGCAGCAGCTAGTAGACACTGGGGGAAGATGCTAGACAGCATTATGACCTTGCTTTCACGCCCTGAGGAGGATACGCTTGCGGAAGAGGCAGATGCTCCAGATGTAGCTGAAAATGTGGGCTATACTGCCACTTTTGTTAATCTCCACCATGCtggaaggaaggaagaggacCCTCTAAAGGATATAAGGGAACCAAGAGAATTTTTGGTGACTTCTCTGGCAAGGCTGTCTGCCCTGTCTCCTGGGAAGTATCCTCAGATCATCAGTGAGAATCTGGATCCAGCAAACCAGAATGCATTACTTCAGCTCTGCACCACTTATAACTGCCCTATTGTTTGA